The DNA segment AAAGATGTAtagatttaaaacaattaatagataaaattgttttaaaatattgattttatattgtttaatagttttatctgaaaatttttagattaattccatagatttttatttttacttgtattttttatttcatagatTAGATAACGCGCTAGCAAACACGATTGTTAAAATGATCGTCGATATATTCCCATCTGAAGCAGCAAATACGTATTTTATGtcaccaataaaaaaaaaattctctgtaATAAATCCATTCTTGCTCGTGGAAAGTTAATTAGTATGTGGCGAAACTGTCAgtgtcaatataaaaaattgcatagaAGGATAATAGATGAGGAAAAAACAAACGATCGAAGTATAGAGCCCGGTAAGATAACTTTTTTGTGAACAAGAAATAAactttgaacaaaaaataaactttgaattaaaattaaaaatatattttatttttaacaaataatttttgagaagcaCAAAGGTGCATCATATTCtcgtaaaaattgatttatatctttctatattatataatttgttaccTTGCACATTAAAAactttcattatcatttttttataataacataattcgTATACATATTACATCTTATAGAAACAATACAAGATGATATTCAAAAGGCGTTAGACTGGCTAGACAAAAATCAAGCTCCTTGGGACATGGTTTTAGACCATTGGAGAAAAACTTCTGCTCATCGAACCAAAGCTTTAAAAGAATCAAGTGACACTAATTTGGtggatatatttgaaaaatggaaactCTATAAGCACCCTAGTGGACATGAATTAATTGATACTGATTTTCAATGCCTAAATTTATCCAAAGTAAATTTGGATAAAGATGTttggtttaatttttttgatactttGCTAAAGCACGCCTCTCTTAGCTCCAAAGACGAAACAGCAAAGATGCTTCTGGAATCTATGAAATCTAAAGATGTTTCAGACAGTAAATACATGcagtttatttctaaaaatgtatggaagtttctaattttttattaagtttcaagtcattaatttatattacagatgCATTAGTGGCCATGAGTGTAAGTTTACTCCCTCACTTGTATCCGCCAAAACATATGAAAAGAATACGGAATAAGAGTTTCAAGCCTTCTATTGGACTTGCAAAAGAgactatattaaaatttgcaaatgttaGTATGTAtctatttataacaaattatttattattggatttattttaatttaataatgttgagaatttagatttaaaaatattttaaagtattataaatttatgtaaagtatgTAAGCAATT comes from the Solenopsis invicta isolate M01_SB chromosome 14, UNIL_Sinv_3.0, whole genome shotgun sequence genome and includes:
- the LOC120359495 gene encoding uncharacterized protein LOC120359495, which codes for MADEQIKNILQELNLAHLVETFEKTIQDDIQKALDWLDKNQAPWDMVLDHWRKTSAHRTKALKESSDTNLVDIFEKWKLYKHPSGHELIDTDFQCLNLSKVNLDKDVWFNFFDTLLKHASLSSKDETAKMLLESMKSKDVSDNALVAMSVSLLPHLYPPKHMKRIRNKSFKPSIGLAKETILKFANIPGDMVRLRQEAKSRATDLKLPIQPFLIIVGSIEDVQDVYVCVDNELYKVQGLLQGLNICFKTFHVFNLQYPLASEHIWILIQKGIYKINLPCDKHIISIEHAVKQLTKGNTEEEQME